The genomic segment CActaagtgacacacacacacatacacacacaaacatacacacacacacacgcacatgcacacttatAGCTTTTAGTAGTATTTCCTGCAACACATTGTATCTTCACATTTTATACTGGGCTGAAATCATACTTGTGAATATATAGAAAGCAATTCTATTGATAGTATCTTTTCAGACATTAAGTAGCGCtatgtaataactccagcctgacTTTGCCGGAACTTTGATTCTGGGTAAATTCATTTAAGGTCCCTCACCATCAGATGTTGTATCCCAAAAGCAGGAGCTGGCTGTGTGAAATCCATAAGGACTCCTCTGGACTACTGCACAGGTCACTACAAGCAAAGACACAGAATGGTAGTTACTGAAAAGGGGGAAGGAGTCAAAGCTTAAGTGTTTGTATTAGAACTCTAAAAGCTGAAAAAAGTAACAGCTGGTAGACTAAAATAGTCTCCTATTTTGAATACTTACTACCATCCTGAACTTAACTTCATGGGATTCAGCCATTTCATGGACCTTTACTATTACCACCGGCAATTGCACGGCAGAAAAATTCTGGATTAAATTGTGTGCTCTGTGCCATTAACAGATTTCAGACAGAAATGCAGGGAATATTTCACTTTGTACTTGGTGTGTGGATCTTCACAGGCTTCTGCAGAGGCATGGATGGCTGAGAGGAACACAACACTGAAGGGTCTCAGTAGGCTAAACCGACTGTTGCTACAAAGGGCAAGTAGTTCAAACTGCTTTAGATAGAAAACCCTTCTTTTTTCCAGATGATTGTGTATTATGTTGAAGGGATAAATCAGAAGTGCATCCTACACTATATGAGTGTTCAACTACAGTGCCTATCATTCAGATACACTCTTAAAATTCAGAGAAATTCAGAAGGAGAAAGGTACATAAGCTAGTGAGGAAGGCCACCACACCATCACTTACCAATGTACTTGTAAGCTTTTCCCAGTTTGACCAAATGTGCTATGGATTGCTCCACTATGTTTGCAGTCCATTGGTTGATGCTATTCTGATTGTAGTCGTTACCACCCAAGACTTCGTCAACACACTAGGAGAGAGACCAGCTCAATTAACCCAGATGAACCAAATTGGACATGCACTGCAAGAGAAATTTATTCAAGACAGCGCTTGCTAAGGCAttaacagaaaacacacatctaTTAAATGTTTGTGGTGCACTGTCTCTAATGTTAAGAGTTTTCTAAGCATTTCCATGAGTCTTATCTCATTCTATGAAATATCACAGGTCATACAAAGATACATTTGCCAATGCCTCTCTGGTAAAGAGCTTAATCTAACAGAGGCACTAATCAAAGAACTCTAATGTTTAAAACACGGGAAGGACAAGTCATAAACAGGAAGTGATAAAAATGACTGCAGGATTAAGGGAAGATGCAGACATTAATagtgtgcagaaaatgtccaccataCCTTTTTCCCCAGCCTGAGACTGCTCTTCTTTGCTTAACCCTTAATGTTGCAATACGATTGGATAACCTTGTAGACCATTCCAGCCCCCTCTCTTTTTAAGCCCACTGCACCTGATCCCAGGTTTCTGGccacgtttgtttgtttgtctttttcatgtttatctttttcatgtttgtatgtttgtcttttcttcattccttcactgCCCTGAGCCAAGTGAAGTCCCTAACTAATTACCATCAACCCTGAAAGGCACTATACAAATCAGAGCTTTGAACAGCTCTGTATTTCCCCAGGACAAAGTGCAAGACCTGGGCACACAGTAAGTACTTATTTGTTGTTGAAGCAATACTGATTTAAATGTACTTTCTGGATAGTCTAAACTAAACATGTTTTAGAGTAAGTCATGAGTTTATGtcatttaaaacatcatttttctttgggGAAATTCTATCACTTACTAAATTAAATGTCTTCTAGTACTAGTACATGACTAGCTGTAAAAGCTCAGCAGTAAAAATAATTTGACAGGGAGACAGAGTTCAGAGCAAGAAATTAAAAGAAGCTGCTGCTGGtggccatgcctttaattccagcattcaaaggcagaggctggtggtaCTCTGaggcttcaaggccagcctggcctacagagcaaatcccagagctacagagagaaactctgttttgaaaacaaaaacaaaaaaacaaccaaaccaaaccaaaaaaacaaaacaaaacaaaaaacaaaaaaccaagcaaacaaccaaaccaaaccaaaccaaaccctgaAATTAAAAGAATGACACTGTGAACAGAAACGACCACTGAAACTATGGAACAATCTAGGACAGTCCTAAGTGTTTTAAAACAGTACTTGTACCTTTAAGCCTTTCCAATGGAAATATTTTAGTGGCATATAAAGGTGATTCAGGAAAGAAAGACTAAGGAGACCAGAGAACACACCTTTTTCCCCAAAGCAACATGTATGAAGCCTGAGATTTCTCCTAAGTGCTATCTTTCATGTTGAGAATTCAAGTTCAGTGGGTACCAAACTGTTTTCAGTTAAATGGCTTACATGGCTAACCACATTCTCAGAAATATTTCAGTTAGAGAGAGTTCTACTGTAAAATGCATCTAGTAATCTAGGTACAGTGGTGTGTTGTGCTCCTGTAATCCTAACAGTTGATTGTCTGAGGCAGGAGTATGACAACTAGGCCATCCTGGCTATATAACAatactctatctcaaaaacaaacaaacagaacaagaatccaaagaaacaagagaagaaataaaaatgcactTGGTAGTTTCTAATACCACCGAACCTCATGTCTACCACTATGTTTTGCTTTATGAGCTATAGGCATGTCTAGAACACCTATGATAGGTGAAAATTTAGTTTCCCACTAGCTCCCTGTACCTCTTCTCAAGATAGAGGTCTCAGTAGATTTACTTCAACATATGTACACTGATAGAAACACATctattttatctctctctctttctctctctctctcacacacacacacatctttaacaTTCCTGACCTCCTCTTACTGCACCCACCACTCCTTCCTAGGGAGATGGAAGAAGTTATCTGGTTGGTGAGTGGTCAGCACTGTTCTACCCATCTGAGAAAGCCTCACTCCCAAGCATCTTGAACTtgggttttcattttccttccatccttccccagACCAAAAAGATATATTATCCTGTTTCTCTGCTGACTAGAGCTTTCCCTTGTGTGCATGCAAAGCCAGTATTGCAAGTTCTGCACTGAGCAGGGGTTAGTATAACATGATAACAGTCATCAACCTAGTTTTTATCGACAATAAAGGTAGTATTTTACTCTTTCAAGTGATGCTTTTGCCTTTTCATATGTTTCAAAACTTGGGTAAGGAAAATATATGTAAGTGGCTCTTCCAATGACCCAGCATCTTTTCTTTCATGTCTACTAACCACTAACTACTAATGTCTCTTGACattctattttgaaaaataagatcATGTCTATCTCTCCCTTCTAATTGCTCTTCCTTGTGCTCTGACATTGTAAGAGAACTGAAcatatttggattttattttaattaaacattcaGCTATGTAATATAGTCTGgatattttaaatagttaaataTTCTAATAAGATttcttcagctattaaaatgcAGCCTTTTTTCTGTTGCCTAGCCCTCTGGCGTATTGGGTTGATGATTCTACTTATACAGGGTCAGCCCAGCTGAGCTGGAGAT from the Mastomys coucha isolate ucsf_1 chromosome X, UCSF_Mcou_1, whole genome shotgun sequence genome contains:
- the Dynlt3 gene encoding dynein light chain Tctex-type 3; protein product: MEGYHRPCDEVGFNAQEAHNIVKECVDEVLGGNDYNQNSINQWTANIVEQSIAHLVKLGKAYKYIVTCAVVQRSPYGFHTASSCFWDTTSDGTCSIRWENRTMSCIVNVFAVAIVL